CGATCGAAACAATCTTGAATAGAAACGTACATTAATGGTATAGTTGCTATATAATATTCGGAATTCACAAAGGGGGTGTCTCAATGAAATTTCGTCGCAGCGAAAGGCTGGTCGATATGACCAATTATTTATTAGAACATCCGGGGGAGCTTGTCTCACTGACCTATTTTGCTGAAAGGTATAGCTCGGCTAAATCCTCGATCAGTGAAGATTTGACAATCATCAAGGATACCTTCGAACAGCGCGGGATCGGATCGTTAACGACCGTTCCAGGTGCGGCAGGCGGCGTGAAATATATCGTTTCCATCAAGGAAGGCGAAGCAAATGCCTTCATTGACGAATTATGCGAAACGATTGCCAGTCCCGAAAGACTTCTTCCTGGCGGCTATCTGTATATGACAGATATATTAGGGCATCCGCAAACCGTGAATAAGGTTGGCAGGATCATCGCTTCCATGTATGCCCGGAAAAATGTCTCTGTCATCATGACCATGGCAACCAAAGGGATCTCATTGGCCTATGCCGTGGCGAACTATTTGAACGTTCCGGTCGTCATCGTAAGAAGGAATAATAAAGTGACGGAAGGTTCTACGGTGAGCATCAATTATGTTTCGGGATCTTCAAAGAGAATTCAGACGATGGTGCTTTCGAAAAGAAGTTTGGTTGAGGGTTCGAATGTATTGATTGTGGATGATTTCATGAAGGCTGGGGGCACCATTAATGGCATGGTCAGTTTATTGGATGAATTCAAGGCGACAGTAGCCGGAATCGCGGTACTTGTTGAATCGGAGCATACCGAGGAATGCCTTGTCGAGGATTATGTATCCTTAATCAAGTTGACACAGGTAGTCGAAAGAGACAAAAAAATCAATGTCAGCCGTGGAAATTATTTTTCTAAAAAGGAATAGGGGGAATTCTTTCATGAAAACGATACATACGAATGAAGCACCAGCAGCAATCGGCCCGTACTCACAAGGCGTAATCGTCGATAAGTTATTTTTCAGCTCTGGACAAATACCGCTTACTGCTGCCGGTGAAATGGTGACGGGTGATGTCAAGGAACAAACACACCAAGTGTTCAACAACCTTCAAGCTGTATTGAAAGAAGCGGGGGCATCCTTGGAAACAGTCATAAAAGCTACTGTATTCATTAAAAGCATGGACGATTTCGGATCGATCAATGAAGTTTATGGAGAGTATTTTTCCAGTCACAAACCTGCACGATCTTGTGTAGAGGTTGCACGCCTCCCTAAAGATGCACTGGTGGAAATAGAAGTGGTTGCGCTCGTTAAATAAACGGGCGTTTTTTTAAATTTTAAGGGGCATACGTAATGGGTATTTTTCCTGAAATTTATGGATGTTTTCTATAATTATTGAAAACTAGGCTGAATTTTCTAAAAAAATTACAGATAATAGAAGGAGTTCACGATTTTTTGTTGAATATGTACTTTAAGTTTTAACAACAACAAAAAGGGATGGTGAGCTTAAATGGAAGTAACTGACGTAAGATTACGCCGTGTGACTACGGATGGTCGTATGAGAGCTATCGCATCAATTACATTGGATAATGAATTTGTGGTTCATGATATTCGTGTAATCGACGGAAACAATGGTTTATTTGTAGCAATGCCAAGTAAACGAACTCCAGATGGAGAATTCCGGGATATCGCTCATCCAATCAATTCCTCGACACGCGGTAAAATTCAAGAAGCTGTCTTGACAGAATATCATCGATTGGGAGAACTTGAAACTGAACTAGAGGAAGCTGGAGCTGGGGCTTCTTAATCAAATCTTACTCTTGACATTAAAATTTAAACTCGTGCACCTAGAGCCTACTTCATAAGTAGTGCTCTTTTTTAGTTTATTCGAAAGCGGCAGCCTTAGAACCCTTCCGATTTGCGTTGGTTCTTCAAAATTTAATTACCCTGCCTTTTTATTTTTCAAACCTTTTTAATGATTTTTTTCACTATCCGGTCAGTCCATTCATTTAAAAAAAGGGCGTTCAAGCGGATTGTAGCTGGTGAAGAACGGACGATGCAATGCTGCTTTAAAGAGTTCGCATAGGGTGTGTAGGCGTATCCCATCTTTTGAGATAAATCGGTGGAGAGAGCTTTCCAGGAGGGTGAGACTCGGTTTCTGCGTGATTATGCTCATGAAAAGAAGTGCCTAACAGGAATCTAGCATTTTTTCATGGAATTGAAGGCTGCCAAAGGATGAACCGTAAAGCAGAATGGCTAACGGAAATCGAATCTTTTCTGATTGGGGCGGTTGACAATAATATGTACTTTTAATTGTTACCTTGAAATGAATCACTATTTGAGATAATATTTTTAGTGGATAAAAAGGTGAAAATGGAGGCCTGTTATGAGTAATCGCTATGCAATAATATTGGCCGCTGGGCAAGGTACTAGGATGAAATCTAAGCTTTATAAGGTTTTGCACCCTGTTTGCGGGAAACCAATGGTACAACATGTTATCGATCATGTCAATCAACTTCAAATAGAAGATATTGTAACAGTCATCGGCCATGGAGCTGAAAAAGTTCAGGAGCAGCTTGGTGATTCATGCAAGTATGCCTTACAGGATCAGCAATTAGGTACGGCACATGCTGTCATGCAAGCGGAGGATGCATTATGCGGTAAAAGCGGAACGACCCTTGTAATTTGCGGTGATACTCCCTTGATCAAAGCAGAAACGATGGAAGAGCTCATAGCATTGCATGAGCAGAGTCAGGCGAAAGCAACAATTTTAACGGCTTATGCAGATAACCCAACTGGCTACGGAAGGGTCCTTCGAGGTGAAGGTGGCCTTGTAGAAAAAATCGTCGAGCATAAGGATGCCTCCGATGATGAAAGATATGTTAAGGAAATAAATACCGGTACATATTGCTTCGACAACCAAGCCTTGTTTAGCGCGTTGAAAAAGGTTTCAAATGAAAATGTCCAGGGCGAATATTACCTGCCGGATGTTATTGAAATTTTAAAACAAGAAGGCGAAACAGTGACGGCATTCCAATCCAGTGATTTCGAGGAGACATTGGGTGTAAATGACCGTGTGGCTTTATCGCAGGCCGAGCAGATATTACGGAAACGCATCAATGAATCGCATA
This genomic stretch from Peribacillus muralis harbors:
- the purR gene encoding pur operon repressor; translation: MKFRRSERLVDMTNYLLEHPGELVSLTYFAERYSSAKSSISEDLTIIKDTFEQRGIGSLTTVPGAAGGVKYIVSIKEGEANAFIDELCETIASPERLLPGGYLYMTDILGHPQTVNKVGRIIASMYARKNVSVIMTMATKGISLAYAVANYLNVPVVIVRRNNKVTEGSTVSINYVSGSSKRIQTMVLSKRSLVEGSNVLIVDDFMKAGGTINGMVSLLDEFKATVAGIAVLVESEHTEECLVEDYVSLIKLTQVVERDKKINVSRGNYFSKKE
- a CDS encoding RidA family protein → MKTIHTNEAPAAIGPYSQGVIVDKLFFSSGQIPLTAAGEMVTGDVKEQTHQVFNNLQAVLKEAGASLETVIKATVFIKSMDDFGSINEVYGEYFSSHKPARSCVEVARLPKDALVEIEVVALVK
- the spoVG gene encoding septation regulator SpoVG, whose translation is MEVTDVRLRRVTTDGRMRAIASITLDNEFVVHDIRVIDGNNGLFVAMPSKRTPDGEFRDIAHPINSSTRGKIQEAVLTEYHRLGELETELEEAGAGAS
- the glmU gene encoding bifunctional UDP-N-acetylglucosamine diphosphorylase/glucosamine-1-phosphate N-acetyltransferase GlmU produces the protein MSNRYAIILAAGQGTRMKSKLYKVLHPVCGKPMVQHVIDHVNQLQIEDIVTVIGHGAEKVQEQLGDSCKYALQDQQLGTAHAVMQAEDALCGKSGTTLVICGDTPLIKAETMEELIALHEQSQAKATILTAYADNPTGYGRVLRGEGGLVEKIVEHKDASDDERYVKEINTGTYCFDNQALFSALKKVSNENVQGEYYLPDVIEILKQEGETVTAFQSSDFEETLGVNDRVALSQAEQILRKRINESHMRNGVTIIDPLTTFIEADVQIGQDTVINPGSCIKGNSVIGQDCLIGPNTEICDCEIGDGTEIFQSVVHESRIGSAVKIGPFAHVRPHSEIHDSVKIGNFVEIKKAVFGNGSKASHLSYIGDAEVGENVNIGCGSITVNYDGKNKHLTKIEDNVFIGCNSNLVAPVTIGEGAYVAAGSTITQDVPQEALSVARARQVNKEDYVKNLKFNK